The window CAAGTGAACCGTAACCTGCCTCTTCGATATGTTTTGCGATAAGCTCGGACACATAAAAAAGAATGGCACTGCCTATCAACAATTTTGGAAATGGATCCGGCAACGGTTCAAACAATGCAACAAAGTATTTGCCAAACGGCAAGACTATAGTGCTAAGGAGGTGGAGTAGAAAATAGAAAAAAATTGACGTATACAAAAGCGGCTGTAATTTAGGTACGGTAAATGAAATGAGGAGAAGAATAAGGAAGACGACAATTGACTGGACTAAAGTTAACATCAGACCGACATCGACAACCACTGGAAAAACTCCGTGATTTCCGAGAAGAAAACCTTAAGAAAGCGGAGCATTTCTGCAGTGATGTATATATACGCGATAAAAAATAAGAAAAAAGAAAACTCCTTCCTGCCCGTCTGCTCGAAGAAGATATGCAGAAAACCAATGACTAAACCGATACCGGCAACACGAAGCAAATCATTTAATTCCATCCGGTATTCCCCCCATTGCACTATCCTATGTGCGAGGGTCTCTTCATATGAAAAAAACACCTTGCATCCCGATTGGGTAGCAAGGTGTTTTTCGGTTTTACTATATAAGTTAGAAGAAAGAATTAAAATAAAGCTTTCCTTCAATTACACTACGGCGCTTTCAGTCTGATGGCTCCGGCTATTTAGTATCCAGTTACTGACACAAAATAGCGCCTGCGCTCAGTTTAATATAACAGATACAATATTTTAACCTATATTAGCTATGTGATGAAATGAATGGTCTTTCCTTAAGCGCGAGAAACATATTCAGATTCCACTGTGTTGATGATGAGTTTATCACCGATATTGACGAAGAATGGTACTTGGACGACAACGCCCGTTTCCATTTTAGCAGGCTTAGAACCGCCGCTTGCTGTATCGCCTTTGATGCCTGGCTCAGTTTCTGCAACTTCTAGTATAACTGTTACTGGCAGCTCAACACCAAGTACTTCGTCTTTAAATAAGATTACATGAACTTCCATATTCTCTTTCAGGAATTTCAACTCATCTTCAATTTGCTTTTCAGGGAGTTCAATTTGTTCGTATGATTCATTATCCATGAAAACATGATCGTCACCGTTTGCATAAAGATACTGCATACGACGATTATCAATTTGCGCTTTTGCAACTTTCTCTCCGGCACGGAACGTTTTTTCATTGACGTTGCCTGAGCGGAGGTTACGCAGTTTCGAGCGTACGAATGCTGCACCTTTACCTGGTTTCACGTGCTGGAAGTCCATGACGCGCCAAATATCCCCGTCAAATTCGATTGTTAATCCTGTTTTAAAGTCGTTTACTGAAATCAAGATGATTCCTCCAATTGATAATAGATTATAAGATAAGTAGTTCTTTTGTTGAATGTGTCAGACGTTCATTGCCGTCTTGCGTCATGATGATATCGTCTTCGATACGGACGCCGCCGATCCCAGGCAGATAGATGCCAGGCTCAACCGTGACAACCATATTTGGTACAAGCACCATTTCAGAACGGAAAGACAGTGCCGGACCTTCATGCACTTCCAGACCAATACCGTGTCCTGTAGAATGGCCGAATGCTTCACCATAGCCTTTTGATTTGATGTAATCTCGTGCAATGGCGTCTGCTTCTATCCCTGTCATACCCGGTTTTATTTCTTTTAAAGCAAGTTCTTGCGCCGCGAGAGTCACTTCGTAAATTTCTTTCAATTTGTCAGAAGGTTCTCCGACAGCGACAGTACGTGTTATGTCTGAAATATAGCCTTCGTACAATGCCCCGAAGTCAAGTGTAACCAGGTCACCCGATTCGATTACCTTGTCTGTTGCAACGCCATGTGGAAACGCCCCCCGTAAACCTGACGCTACAATAATTGAAAATGAAGACGAAGTTGCTCCTTGCTTACGCATAGCAAACTCAAGTTCATTTGACACTTCCAGTTCCGTCACGCCTGGTTTGATAAACGTACAAATATGTGTAAAGGCATCATCCGCAATTTTTGCCGCTTTTCTTAAAACAGCCAGTTCGTCTTCTGTTTTTACCATGCGCAATTTCTCAACGAGTCCTGAAACAGGCTTCAGCTCAGCTTCGACCTTATCATTATATAACTCGTAAAGACCGAATGACATATCATCTTTTTCGAAACCGACTGTTTGAAGCTTCATGTTTTTCACTTGTTCTGCCACTTCTTCAATGATTGTTGTCGTATGTTGAACGATACGGAAACCATTGATTTCCTTTTCTGCCTGTTCAGTATAACGGAAGTCTGTAATGAATACCGCATCGTCAGACGAGATTAGTGCAAGTCCTGCTGTCCCTGTAAATCCTGTCATATAACGACGGTTGTACGGATTTGTTACAAGTAATGCGTCGATACCACGTTCTTTTAACAATTCACGAAGTTTAGTCAATTTCACAGCTTCATACCCCTTTTCTTTGGAGAAGGAAAGCGTGGAAGGCGAGTTCATAACCATCCGTGCCGAACCCTGATAACTGGCCAATACAAACGGGTGCAATTACGGATTTCTGTCTAAACGGTTCACGGCTATGTATGTTCGAAATATGTATTTCGATGACAGGTACACTAACTGACGCGACAGCATCACGCAGGGCGATACTATAATGCGTAAACGCCCCCGGATTAAAAATAATCCCATCCAGACCAACATCCTCCGCCTCGTGAACCTTATCGATTAAAGCACCTTCCGAGTTAGATTGGAAGAACCCTAGTTCAACACCTTCCAACGAAGCGATCTTGTCTAGATTACGTTCAACGTCCTCCAATGTTTTTGCGCCATAAATACCCGGCTCTCTCTTTCCAAGCCTGTTAAGATTGGGTCCGTTCAGAATCAGTAACTTCATCGCCGCACCATTCCCCTCACCGTTATCTTTCCCATTTTATCATATCGTTCTTTTGTAGCAACTCATTTTATGCTTTCATCTGAAAGTTTCTTCATAAACACAGCCGTCCCGGTAATAAATCTGAAAACAATGGCCATTAAAGCAAAGTACGGAAGTGATATGGATTTAATGGCAGCCAATGGGGTTTTCGGTGAACCTATCGTCCATTCAACCGCAAAAACAACTATGATACCAATGAGTAAAGCGGTGATAGATGGGGGTATTGAAGTAGTGAATGAAACGGCAAAATAAACAATAGCAAATAGCAATACTAGTGCTACAAAAAGTAAAGCCCATTTGATTGAAAAATGAGCGGAAGCAAACAACTGCCACTTTTTCGCCCAGCCAACAGGCGACCAGTTAATGAAATTAAATAACTGCAGAAATTTGAGCGCAATTGTCGTGAAAAAAGCGCCAACTAGTGCGGTCCATACTAATGTTTTATTGATCATGAAAATCCCTCCTATATAAAGTGTCGGGAGGTTCAGAACATTTTAAACATCATTGTGGAGAGTAACGTCGTTTTTTAGTATAATGAATTACAGAGTGAAGCTGATATAAAAGAAAGTGTGGGTAAATGTATGGGAAAAGAACAACAACCCCCTGCTTATGGGGGGCAAGCACTCGTCGAGGGCGTTATGTTCGCCGGTAAAAGTCATACGGTCGCAGCGATTAGACGGAAGGATAATACAATCGATTACTTCCATCTCCCAAAAGAAAAAAATAATGTCCGGATGAAACTGAAAAAAATTCCATTTGTTCGCGGTATTATTGCTTTACTCGAATCTGCCGGTATCGGATCGCGGCATTTAACATTTTCGAGCGAACGGTACGATGTAATGCCAGGTGAAGAAATTGAGCAGGAAAAAGAAGAGACATCCAAATTAGCGATGATTCTCGGTGTCGCCGCTGTCGGTGCATTATCCTTACTATTCGGCAAGTTCGTCTTCACACTTATCCCAGTATTTCTCGCACAGGCTTTACAGTTTGCAGCTCCAGGAAAAACAGCGCAAATTCTACTTGAAAGTTTATTTAAACTCCTATTGCTCCTGTCGTATATTTCGCTCATTTCAATGACTCCCCTTATTAAGCGGGTATTCCAGTACCACGGAGCTGAACACAAGGTAATCAACGCATACGAGAATAACTTACCTTTGACAGTAGAAAATGTACAGTTGCAGTCAAGGCTTCATTTTCGTTGCGGAAGCAGTTTCATGCTATTCACGGTAATTGTGGGAATGTTTATCTACTTCCTCGTACCCACTGATCCATTTTGGTTACGCATTGTAAATCGAATACTTCTCATTCCGGTTGTGCTTGGTATTTCTTTCGAAGTCTTGCAATTAACAAACTCGCTCCGCAATGTTCCTATCCTGAAATATTTGGGCTATCCAGGATTATGGCTTCAGTTATTGACGACGAAAGATCCCGATGACAAGCAAGTCGAAGTCTCAATTGCTTCATTCGAGAGGTTGCTAGAAATTGAAGTACATGGCGTTGAAGCAGTGGAAGCAATATCGAAAAAAGAATCAGAATCAGATACTGTTCCTGTAACTTAAGAAAAGGTTGGTGCTTGCCGATTAGGGCAAGCATCAACCTTTTTTCTATTTCGTTATTTTTTGAATGTCCACTCATCGTTCGCGTATTTCTTCCGTTCGATTTCCAAAACAAATTCAAGTTGTGTCTCTGTTAAGTCAAAAGGCTCGAGTTTCATATCAAGCGCTTCTTCAAATCCTTTCGAAAACGCTTCAACACATTCACTGACCGACACCGGCCGATTGGCCAACCTGTCAATTGCTACTGCTTTTTCCGGTAAGCTGATACGCATCTGTTCACGCTGCTCTTCCGATTTAAATTTAAAAAGAGAAACAAGCTTATTTTCATCCAGACTTAAAAGTATCGCGCCATGCTGCAAAATGACACCTTTCTGTCTTGTCTGCGCACTGCCCGCAACTTTCTTTCCCTCGACAACCAGTTCATACCAACTCGGTGTGTCAAAACAGACTGCACTCTTCGGCTTTTTCAAATCAGCGCTCTGTTGTGCTGTTTGCGGTACCGAAAATGTCGCGTCTAGTCCGAGATTACGGAAACCTTCGAGCAAACCGCTAGAAATGACACGATAGGCTTCTGTCACCGTTTCTGGCATATCTGGATAACTTTCGCTGACAATCACGCTATATGTAAGCTCATGCTCATGCAGGACGCCCCTGCCCCCGGTCGGACGCCTGACGAAACCAAGTCCATTCTTTTTCACTTCGACCATATTTATTTCTTTTTCGACACTTTGAAAATAGCCGATCGACAGTGTAGCTGGTTCCCATTCGTAAAACCGGAGTACTGGACCAATTTCCCCTTTACTATGCCACTCTAGTAGCGCTTCATCAAGAGCCATGTTAAATGAAGCGCTGCATTTTCCTGAATTAATGAAACTCCAAACAGTTTTCTCCATCTGAATTCCCCCTCTACAACGAATTTCATTTTAGCATTCTCATTGAACAAGTGCCACTCAATCTTTATAATGAAAAAGTAGAGAGAAAGGGGAAAGTTGTTGTGAACTATTATTTTTTAGGAGCCGTAGCTCTCATCGTGATCATTTACTTCGTCGTAACAATGTTGCGTCTTAATAAAGCGGTTACAAACTTAACACAAGAACAATTTATCGAAGGGTATCGGAAAGCGCAGCTAATCGACGTACGTGAAACAAAAGATTATGACGCTGGTCATATTTTAGGGGCGCGTAACATTCCGTATTCTCAGTTCCGCCAGCGCTTCAAAGAAATCCGTTCGGACAAGCCTGTTTACTTGTATGACCAAAACGGCGGAAAAAGTGCACGTGCTGCACTTTTTTTAAAGAAAAAGGACTATCAACAGCTATTCCATCTGCAAGGCGGTTTCCGTCAGTGGACAGGTAAAGTAAAAAGTAAATAAAATGAAAAGTTCTTCCTTTCCGGAGGAACTTTTTTCTACTACTAAAGTATGGAATGGAGCAGCATATGAAAAAAACAATTTTATTTCCAATAAGCGACGACATACGTGAAAAACTACCGTATTACGAAGACTTTGCCACTGTCAATCGTCACATCGTAAACCAGTTGAATGAGCGAAAACAGCAGGATTGGCAAGTCATCCATGCGGAAGAGCTCATTGCTCATGCAGAATCAGTCATCGATGATTTGATGAAAAAAGGAAAGTTACGCTATGAATCACTTGGACATGTTTACGGCGTAAGGCCAACTGGTAAAGTTGAGCGCTCCGATTCAGATAACGGCTTTAATTTACGTGTTTCTGAATCAATTGAAAACCAACTGCTTTACTTCCCTGACTTCGATGTTGCATTTACACAACTACTATATTTTGTTGGCAATGGTACGACTTGGCCTGAATTTCAACTTTTCGCTTCGTCTGCTGACAAAGTAAAGATATTTATCGAAGAAGTGAATCATTTGCAACGCGAGATGATGAAGACGACAATTACTTACCTTGTCGATACAGATAACGGAGTTGAAAAGAAAAGTTTTGAACATGGTGAAAAAGTCAGCCGAGTGGATGTGCTTATTGAGGATACGATGAAAAGTGATATTTTCCGTACCATTGATGAATTTTTTAAAGATGATGGATCGTTCTATAAGGAATATGGATTGCCTTATAAACGAGGGATTCTATTGTATGGCGCGCCTGGTAACGGTAAGACGACACTTGTTCGTTCTATCACTGGTTCTACATCTGCGCCAGTTATTTATTGGCAAATAACAGAACATACAGGCAGCTATTCCGTTCAAGAAGTTTTCAATACCGTTGCAAGAATGGCTCCTGCCATCCTAGTCATTGAAGATATCGATTCAATGCCCGAACATACACGAAGTTCATTTCTCAATACGCTAGACGGCGCTCGCGTCCGTGCAGGGCTCTTTATTATAGGAACGACTAATTATCCCGAAAAAATTGACCCTGCGCTTATTAACCGTGCAGGCCGCTTTGACAGCACATATGAAATCCCATCCCCTTCCCCGGAGGTACGCCGTAACTATATGATGAAACTAGATAAAAAGGGATTATTTAATGACGAACAATTGGATGATATGACAAAGCGTACTGGAGGTTTATCCGTTTCACAACTCAATGAATTATATATGTCCGTCGCACTCGGCTTTCATTATGAAGGAACAATCGAATATGACAGACGAATCAAAGATTTACAAAAACAGCACAAGCGGTCAACAAAAGGGAATTGGGAGCAAGAAGGTTCCATTGGATTTTAAAAAAGAGAAGCCAGAATGGCTTCTCTTTTTTACATTTAAGTTCAGTTTCATTTCGAAAAAAGGGATGATGGGCTGTTTTCCGGACGTTTTCGAACGTTAAAGAAGAATGTTCTTTACCGTTCAATTAATACCTTTCCCGCTAGATTTTCACTTTGAGAAAAATGTAAAACTATGACCAATATCAATGCAAGCGCCGGGAAAGTTATCAATGATCTGACTGCAATCACCTGTGATTGTACAGTCATAGAAAACACAAGGATAAAATTAGCATAAACGAACAGAATCAGAAAGAAGAGCCCGCTTGTCAAAATCACATTAGTAACTCTT of the Sporosarcina sp. FSL K6-1508 genome contains:
- a CDS encoding rhodanese-like domain-containing protein, with the protein product MLRLNKAVTNLTQEQFIEGYRKAQLIDVRETKDYDAGHILGARNIPYSQFRQRFKEIRSDKPVYLYDQNGGKSARAALFLKKKDYQQLFHLQGGFRQWTGKVKSK
- a CDS encoding M24 family metallopeptidase, which translates into the protein MKLTKLRELLKERGIDALLVTNPYNRRYMTGFTGTAGLALISSDDAVFITDFRYTEQAEKEINGFRIVQHTTTIIEEVAEQVKNMKLQTVGFEKDDMSFGLYELYNDKVEAELKPVSGLVEKLRMVKTEDELAVLRKAAKIADDAFTHICTFIKPGVTELEVSNELEFAMRKQGATSSSFSIIVASGLRGAFPHGVATDKVIESGDLVTLDFGALYEGYISDITRTVAVGEPSDKLKEIYEVTLAAQELALKEIKPGMTGIEADAIARDYIKSKGYGEAFGHSTGHGIGLEVHEGPALSFRSEMVLVPNMVVTVEPGIYLPGIGGVRIEDDIIMTQDGNERLTHSTKELLIL
- a CDS encoding DUF1385 domain-containing protein, giving the protein MGKEQQPPAYGGQALVEGVMFAGKSHTVAAIRRKDNTIDYFHLPKEKNNVRMKLKKIPFVRGIIALLESAGIGSRHLTFSSERYDVMPGEEIEQEKEETSKLAMILGVAAVGALSLLFGKFVFTLIPVFLAQALQFAAPGKTAQILLESLFKLLLLLSYISLISMTPLIKRVFQYHGAEHKVINAYENNLPLTVENVQLQSRLHFRCGSSFMLFTVIVGMFIYFLVPTDPFWLRIVNRILLIPVVLGISFEVLQLTNSLRNVPILKYLGYPGLWLQLLTTKDPDDKQVEVSIASFERLLEIEVHGVEAVEAISKKESESDTVPVT
- the aroQ gene encoding type II 3-dehydroquinate dehydratase is translated as MKLLILNGPNLNRLGKREPGIYGAKTLEDVERNLDKIASLEGVELGFFQSNSEGALIDKVHEAEDVGLDGIIFNPGAFTHYSIALRDAVASVSVPVIEIHISNIHSREPFRQKSVIAPVCIGQLSGFGTDGYELAFHAFLLQRKGV
- the efp gene encoding elongation factor P, yielding MISVNDFKTGLTIEFDGDIWRVMDFQHVKPGKGAAFVRSKLRNLRSGNVNEKTFRAGEKVAKAQIDNRRMQYLYANGDDHVFMDNESYEQIELPEKQIEDELKFLKENMEVHVILFKDEVLGVELPVTVILEVAETEPGIKGDTASGGSKPAKMETGVVVQVPFFVNIGDKLIINTVESEYVSRA
- a CDS encoding SpoIIIAC/SpoIIIAD family protein, translated to MELNDLLRVAGIGLVIGFLHIFFEQTGRKEFSFFLFFIAYIYITAEMLRFLKVFFSEITEFFQWLSMSV
- a CDS encoding ATP-binding protein produces the protein MEQHMKKTILFPISDDIREKLPYYEDFATVNRHIVNQLNERKQQDWQVIHAEELIAHAESVIDDLMKKGKLRYESLGHVYGVRPTGKVERSDSDNGFNLRVSESIENQLLYFPDFDVAFTQLLYFVGNGTTWPEFQLFASSADKVKIFIEEVNHLQREMMKTTITYLVDTDNGVEKKSFEHGEKVSRVDVLIEDTMKSDIFRTIDEFFKDDGSFYKEYGLPYKRGILLYGAPGNGKTTLVRSITGSTSAPVIYWQITEHTGSYSVQEVFNTVARMAPAILVIEDIDSMPEHTRSSFLNTLDGARVRAGLFIIGTTNYPEKIDPALINRAGRFDSTYEIPSPSPEVRRNYMMKLDKKGLFNDEQLDDMTKRTGGLSVSQLNELYMSVALGFHYEGTIEYDRRIKDLQKQHKRSTKGNWEQEGSIGF
- a CDS encoding lipoate--protein ligase family protein, translating into MEKTVWSFINSGKCSASFNMALDEALLEWHSKGEIGPVLRFYEWEPATLSIGYFQSVEKEINMVEVKKNGLGFVRRPTGGRGVLHEHELTYSVIVSESYPDMPETVTEAYRVISSGLLEGFRNLGLDATFSVPQTAQQSADLKKPKSAVCFDTPSWYELVVEGKKVAGSAQTRQKGVILQHGAILLSLDENKLVSLFKFKSEEQREQMRISLPEKAVAIDRLANRPVSVSECVEAFSKGFEEALDMKLEPFDLTETQLEFVLEIERKKYANDEWTFKK